Below is a genomic region from Cloeon dipterum chromosome 2, ieCloDipt1.1, whole genome shotgun sequence.
AATGGGAATGTTAACCATACATTTGTCAGTCTTGTCCCATCCGATGAACTCGCCGGTTTTCTCGTTCTCGGCGCGCAGCCACTCTTCGAGAGGGGCAAAGTACTCGCGAAGGGCACTTGCGTCCATTTTGCGCTGTCCGGTCACGACTTCCATCGCGTCCGGCCAAGGCTTGGACGCTCCCAGCTGGAGCATGGAGCtgaaaatgaaggaaaaatttagaattggattaaattttaaatattttgtcattacCCAAGCAGGTTTCCAGCCGTGGCGCTCTTGTAAATGTCGCATTCGTGCAGCGGTGCGTTATTTTCCAGCTGTCCGGCGGCCTGGCACAGTCCCTTGTGGAACTGGAACTGGATCACGAAGCTGATGAAGTAGCGTATGTAAGGAACGTCGGCCACGATATGGTACTTGGACGCGATGTCGAAGTCCTCCTCAGTCCTGTCAACTGGCGGTTCGATTCCTTGGAACTCGTGACTGCAATCAAAAAGTGtggtttttataaattgtactATTTAAATGTGTATTGTTCTTACGCTAGTTTCCAGAAGTGGCAGTTGTAGTTTTCAGGGGTAGTTTTTCCTTCAAAGACGTCCCAGCGCCACAGGTCCAGTTCGTAAGCGAAGGGCAGGAAAGCGATTTTGTCCAGCGCAGTGGTGAACAAGTAGTTGATCGTGGCCTCGTAAGAAGCCTTCTTGTCCATTTCTGTCGACTCctctgcaaatttatttcacgtttctttttgctctgcaaaaattcaaatttgaatttacctTCCAAGAGACCGATGGTCCTCAGATGCTTAGGGGTGGAGACGGAGAGCGACATGACGTCGCCGATGGCCTCGTGGAAACCGTCGTTGGCGCCCGTTCTGAATACGATTGGCTGGTGTTTGTActgcaggaaatattgcaCGTGGCCCATTTCGTGGTGGGCGGTGTAGAGATCCTCCTGGTTGATTCGGGTGCATTGCTTGATTCTGAAAATTCTGCAATGAAGTTTCGCATTTTCTCGTAGCTTGATTTTCAAACCTAAAGTCTTTTCGGTCATAGAAGTCCCAGGCTGACGCGTGGCACACCAGTTCCCTGCCGTCCGTGGGCTTTTCCAGAATGGACTTATCCCAGAACATTTCAGGCATGGCGGACAGGTTGAGGGACGTGAAGAACTCCTCTGACAGCTTGAACATGCGCTCCGCAGTGTAACCCTGGGCGTAATAcaatttgattatattttttaccaactCAGAGGAGagagttaatttttcctgACCTGTTTGATCATGTTGGGAGTGACGTCCGTGGACTGCCTGTCGGGGTAGGGCAGCATGAAGTCAGCAATATTGCCCCAGGTTTGGGACCACATGTTGCCCAGCAGGTGGGCCGGAATGGGCCCCTTGGCCTTGACCACCTCGTCGCCGTATTTGATACGCAGGTGGCGGCGCACGTACGCGTGCAACTGCTGGTACAGTGGCTTCAGTTGGTGCCACAGCTCGCCGATCTGGCCGCGGAACTCGTCCGACTCGTAATTATTCAACCACAGAGCAGCCGCGTTATCGAAATCTgcagaggaataaaaaatgaatttaaaaatcagatcataataattaaaaaaaccgtaCTGTTCATCCTGGCCGCTTTGTTGCTCAGGGCGACGTACTCCTTGTACTGCTCCTTGACCTTCTCACCCGAGTTTCGGCGCCATTCGATCCAAATGTGGCGCAATTCTTCAGGGTCCCTGCTCTTCATCAACAGCTCGGTCAGCTCTGCTCGAACAGATGTAATAAAACGTGACAGCctcggaaaaatttatttgcatgtgAAGTAGTGCATCGGCGCCGAGAAAATCATCATCACACGCCAAACACGTTAATGAAGACTCTATTACACACCGCCAAAGGAATTCCACAAACAGGTGCCCGCGGCATCGAAGTTGAGCAAGTTTTAACTCGTAAACACgcggcagtaaaaaatattctctgattttatcaaaataagcaaattttctttgtctTATCTTTCCTTGCGCAAGAAAAACTCGCgccttttaaaagtttatgtCGATATTTTGAAACTGCAGCGTcttttcctaaaatttgaatgacaCCACTCAATTACAAAGCAAAATGTGCAACAATTTATGGTCATTACACCGTTACGGGCAGATTGCTCCCCTTCCCCGCGCATGCTGATTAAACAAACAAGTGTCATTTGACACGCTCCGGCGCCGCAGTGCTCGtgcgaataattaattaattcagcaaGTGAGCATACCTGGCTCTAGGCTAAGGTCGCACTTGTTCTTGTCCTGGTAGCTGCAAATCTTGGCCTTGCTGTAGATGGCTGACATTTCGCCCACGATTGACTGCAgctgcaaaaggaaaattggtGAATGTCACGCATGCCTGCGTTGCTTAATTTCGCCGGTCGTCACCTTGTTGTAGTCTTCTTCGGACAAAGCCGCGTTGCCCAAGACAGAGCTCAGCTTGAACTTGCGCCGCAGCTCGGGGTCTTTGAAGTCTTTCCACGGGAACTTGATCAGCTTGGACCACGATTCCTTCGTGAACTTGGCTGTCTCGGCAGATGCGGCCAGCTGAGAgtgaagatttaattttttggtcgtGTTATAAACCAGTTTTAGGCTTGTGAATTGTATATTGTACACTTTTTCATTCCAGAAAACACTcacttttatcatttttattagatAGAAGGATAGAGATCGTTAGGTTcgaaaataccaaaaataaaaaatagtttctataaaaaaattgctgattttttctcCATATatcaaaaaggaatttttcgcGGACcacaaaattacttttttcacAATGAAGAGttttttgtttggattttttagtttttttctattaaaaattctaccaAGATATTAGAAATCAGcagactaatttttttatctcaaattttaCTCTGCAATTTGCAGCTTTCCGAGCgatgaaaaaagtttatttcgCACATCTTTCTGTACCTTCTGCTGGAGGTTGTGGTCGGTGATGTTGGAGTCATAGGCCCAAAGTGCCAAGGTCTCTTTGGTGAGGAAGAGGGCGGCCTGTGCGTCGTAGTCTTCGTAAAACTTGACAGCCTCCTCCTCCGTGTACGTGGGGTCGGAATCGGAGCTACTCTTGCCCTGGAATCCGTGCCTCGGCGCCTTTGGCTGCCACCGTCCGCAATGTGCCCCCACCAGGCCCACGGCCAATACGCACCACATCAGCAGACCCATCTGAAAAAGGGCAAAGAAATCAcctatttcaaattaaaaattgaaaattttctcggaaaatgtTCATAATTTCAAGTACGTTCAACagctatttcaaaattcttggAACCGGAGAACGGCTTTTACGAAGTTGGATTAAAATCTTACCAGAACTTTCATTTTAGCTGAtagatttattcaaaatgatttctaACGATGGCTTCAGCAATTCGACAAATGATAAGATAGTTTTGTTGATTCTTTCAACAATTAAACCTTTTACAATGAGCAAAGCATAAAAAGAGTATGTATGTTGCAACAAGTTATACATAGTCGATTTAAGTAATAGATGTTAGCCTTAGCAAGAATGGCATCCCACATTTAGACATCATGACGGGCATTCCTATCATTGGCAGCTAACATTTTTTGTCGAACCAAGCTAACATCTATTACTCAAATCGACTAACACTTGTAACAATGTAATACCAAAAtcatcaataataaaaatacggcttattgttagtttgCCAATTTGTCCAAACAATATAGTTTTCAAGGATAATGTACGATACGGGGTATCCCCTTTGCagcgcaataaaataaaatttccaccaggaaaacaaattaattcaattttggtgCTTCGAACGTGATAATCAGAGGGTATTTAAGATTTCTCTGTATTTCGATGTTACTTTTAATGagtcttttattttcacaaaaaataagtcCCTAGCCAAATacttcaataataatttttcagatgtGAGTTGTGTtctgatgaattaaaaataggtcACTAAACATTCAAGTTGTATTTTTGGGTCTGGAAAATTGGGCAATCCCATGTTCTAGTTTCAGCCGGAAACAATTTATGGAACAGGCGGAAAAGGATATTGGCCAGCTGAGATCGCACCAAATTGCGAAACATTATTTCCTGCCGCAATATGTGTCAACAATTTTTGAGCgcaatctgcaatttttcattaaatcaaactttacACGGAATGCAAACAAATCATCAGCCTCTCTCCGGGATTGCAGCTTCCtataatataacaaaatacGACCCGCAAGAAAAATTAGCCCGACGACGAACACGTTTTCTCAATTATCCACCGCGGTCTCATTGTCGGCGTTAACCAACCCTTTGAACCTCGTGAGAAGTTTTTTCTGCGGTTTGTTTCTGATAATAGTGTTCCATTAAAAAGCTTGGCGCGAATATCAAATATCCCCCGCAGTGGGACACACATTTCTCCGCAGAGGGTGGTGTGTGAAAGAAATCGCGCGAGCAATCCGAGACGCCCTTGAGAGTTGCGCAGAAAGCACAatggaatgaaattttctctccTTTCTGATTTTGCGTATCGAGTGTCCCGCGCGCTTGCTTTTTACGACACCTTATAATACCTGGATGCGGCCCGCAGTCATCGCGACGCCGATCTCGGCTTGCTTTTTACCCGCACAAACGGAAATAGGACTGAAATCGAATCGAGTGTTTTGTGATTTGGTAGCATGACGACTTCCTTGTTTTCCTCGGGGGACTGTGCGATAAAgttcgaataaatttttat
It encodes:
- the LOC135936054 gene encoding angiotensin-converting enzyme-like isoform X2, which translates into the protein MTAGRIQMGLLMWCVLAVGLVGAHCGRWQPKAPRHGFQGKSSSDSDPTYTEEEAVKFYEDYDAQAALFLTKETLALWAYDSNITDHNLQQKLAASAETAKFTKESWSKLIKFPWKDFKDPELRRKFKLSSVLGNAALSEEDYNKLQSIVGEMSAIYSKAKICSYQDKNKCDLSLEPELTELLMKSRDPEELRHIWIEWRRNSGEKVKEQYKEYVALSNKAARMNNFDNAAALWLNNYESDEFRGQIGELWHQLKPLYQQLHAYVRRHLRIKYGDEVVKAKGPIPAHLLGNMWSQTWGNIADFMLPYPDRQSTDVTPNMIKQGYTAERMFKLSEEFFTSLNLSAMPEMFWDKSILEKPTDGRELVCHASAWDFYDRKDFRIKQCTRINQEDLYTAHHEMGHVQYFLQYKHQPIVFRTGANDGFHEAIGDVMSLSVSTPKHLRTIGLLEEESTEMDKKASYEATINYLFTTALDKIAFLPFAYELDLWRWDVFEGKTTPENYNCHFWKLAHEFQGIEPPVDRTEEDFDIASKYHIVADVPYIRYFISFVIQFQFHKGLCQAAGQLENNAPLHECDIYKSATAGNLLGSMLQLGASKPWPDAMEVVTGQRKMDASALREYFAPLEEWLRAENEKTGEFIGWDKTDKYCVQTRDELRKLVERE
- the LOC135936054 gene encoding angiotensin-converting enzyme-like isoform X1, with the translated sequence MRAFGGGEGADRPSTRASLGQGRVCPEYARRLLRLADRVAAVQKAEKPARVPTNGRQTLYLAGASQPDAQTRCSRTATRTRAKLPLRMGLLMWCVLAVGLVGAHCGRWQPKAPRHGFQGKSSSDSDPTYTEEEAVKFYEDYDAQAALFLTKETLALWAYDSNITDHNLQQKLAASAETAKFTKESWSKLIKFPWKDFKDPELRRKFKLSSVLGNAALSEEDYNKLQSIVGEMSAIYSKAKICSYQDKNKCDLSLEPELTELLMKSRDPEELRHIWIEWRRNSGEKVKEQYKEYVALSNKAARMNNFDNAAALWLNNYESDEFRGQIGELWHQLKPLYQQLHAYVRRHLRIKYGDEVVKAKGPIPAHLLGNMWSQTWGNIADFMLPYPDRQSTDVTPNMIKQGYTAERMFKLSEEFFTSLNLSAMPEMFWDKSILEKPTDGRELVCHASAWDFYDRKDFRIKQCTRINQEDLYTAHHEMGHVQYFLQYKHQPIVFRTGANDGFHEAIGDVMSLSVSTPKHLRTIGLLEEESTEMDKKASYEATINYLFTTALDKIAFLPFAYELDLWRWDVFEGKTTPENYNCHFWKLAHEFQGIEPPVDRTEEDFDIASKYHIVADVPYIRYFISFVIQFQFHKGLCQAAGQLENNAPLHECDIYKSATAGNLLGSMLQLGASKPWPDAMEVVTGQRKMDASALREYFAPLEEWLRAENEKTGEFIGWDKTDKYCVQTRDELRKLVERE